The following are encoded together in the Juglans microcarpa x Juglans regia isolate MS1-56 chromosome 2D, Jm3101_v1.0, whole genome shotgun sequence genome:
- the LOC121249248 gene encoding uncharacterized mitochondrial protein AtMg00810-like yields MSVGFIRSWTKTGTQGLYSRLSDKLLSLDFINAKSNASLFVYQNAQIMIYILVYVDDILITDSSPLTVSSVIRSLGMEFALKDLGNLHYFLSVKAHRVPEGSLEDRRSTNGYCIFFGHNIVIWSFKKQTTVARSSTEVEYRAITNTTAELIWLQSLCH; encoded by the exons ATGTCTGTAGGCTTTATAAGGTCCTGGACTAAAACAGGCACCCAGGGCTTGTATTCACGCCTTAGTGATAAGCTTCTATCTCTCGATTTTATCAATGCAAAGTCAAATGCTTCACTTTTTGTTTATCAGAATGCTCAAATAATGATCTACATTCTGGTCTATGTGGACGACATATTAATCACCGACTCTTCTCCACTTACAGTGTCCTCAGTCATTCGGTCTCTTGGCATGGAATTTGCTCTCAAAGATCTTGGAaatcttcattattttcttagtGTTAAGGCTCACCGTGTACCCGAAG GTTCCCTTGAAGATCGGCGATCAACCAATGGCTATTGCATCTTTTTTGGTCATAATATTGTGATTTGGAGTTTCAAGAAACAAACCACGGTGGCACGATCTAGTACAGAAGTTGAGTATCGAGCCATTACAAATACTACAGCTGAGCTCATATGGTTACAATCTCTTTGCCATTAG